In Mixta intestinalis, the following are encoded in one genomic region:
- a CDS encoding nucleoside-specific channel-forming protein Tsx has translation MKKKLLMAGALLAASYSLTSQAETNGPEYLSDWWHQSVNVVGSNHTRFGPHLNNDVYLEYEAFAHKDWFDFYGYIDIPNFFGAANSYQQGIWDKGSPLFMEIEPRFSIDKLTGTDLSFGPFKEWYFANNYVYDMGHNSDNRQNTWYMGLGTDIDTHTKMSLALNIYAKYQWENYGAANENSWDGYRFKVKYFLPLTTLWGGNLSYIGFTNFDWGSDLADKTPGSFRSSNSIASSHILALGYDHWHYSVVARYFHNGGQWADGANLNFGDGPFEVKSTGWGYYLVVGYNF, from the coding sequence ATGAAAAAGAAATTATTGATGGCTGGCGCGCTGCTGGCAGCGTCTTATAGCCTCACTTCCCAGGCAGAAACCAACGGTCCTGAGTATCTGTCAGACTGGTGGCATCAAAGCGTTAACGTCGTGGGAAGCAATCACACCCGCTTCGGTCCGCATCTGAATAACGACGTCTACCTGGAATATGAAGCCTTCGCGCATAAAGACTGGTTCGATTTTTACGGCTACATCGATATCCCTAACTTCTTTGGTGCCGCGAACAGCTACCAGCAGGGAATCTGGGATAAAGGTTCGCCGCTGTTTATGGAAATCGAGCCGCGCTTTTCTATCGATAAGCTGACCGGCACCGATCTGAGCTTCGGCCCGTTTAAAGAGTGGTACTTCGCCAACAACTATGTCTACGACATGGGACACAATAGCGATAACCGCCAGAACACCTGGTATATGGGTTTGGGAACCGATATTGATACTCATACCAAAATGTCGCTGGCGCTGAACATCTATGCGAAATATCAGTGGGAAAACTACGGCGCAGCCAATGAAAATAGCTGGGATGGCTACCGCTTTAAAGTGAAATATTTCCTGCCGCTGACCACGCTGTGGGGCGGGAATCTGAGCTATATCGGCTTTACTAACTTTGACTGGGGCTCCGATCTGGCAGATAAGACGCCGGGTTCCTTCCGCAGTAGCAATTCTATCGCTTCCAGTCATATTCTGGCGCTGGGTTACGACCACTGGCACTACTCAGTGGTCGCGCGTTATTTCCATAACGGCGGCCAGTGGGCCGATGGCGCTAACCTGAATTTCGGCGACGGGCCATTTGAAGTGAAATCAACCGGCTGGGGTTACTACCTGGTGGTAGGTTACAACTTCTAA
- a CDS encoding manganese catalase family protein, giving the protein MFRHVKQLQYTVRVAEPNPGLANLLLEQFGGPQGELAAACRYFTQGLGDDDAGRKDMLLDIATEELSHLEIIGSLVGMLNKGAKGALAEGTEQEGELYRSLTGNGNDSHTTALLYGGGPPLTNSAGVPWTAAYIDTIGEVTADLRSNIAAEARAKIIYERLINLTDDPGVKDALGFLMTREVAHQISFEKALYAIRNNFPPGKLPPIEQYANTYFNMSEGGEVRGSWNSDENFDYVANPQPAVDGGDGLASVMLSEGEKADLESMVLRTRSNPDVNPTTGTELGSQPPDGELNKPKK; this is encoded by the coding sequence ATGTTTAGACACGTCAAACAATTGCAGTACACGGTACGCGTGGCTGAGCCTAACCCTGGCCTGGCAAACCTGCTGCTTGAGCAGTTTGGTGGGCCACAGGGTGAGCTGGCTGCGGCCTGCCGTTATTTCACCCAGGGTCTCGGTGATGACGATGCTGGCCGCAAGGATATGCTGCTGGATATCGCAACGGAAGAACTGAGCCACCTTGAAATTATCGGTTCGCTGGTAGGGATGCTGAACAAAGGGGCGAAAGGTGCCCTGGCGGAAGGGACCGAACAGGAAGGGGAGCTTTATCGTTCCTTAACCGGCAACGGTAACGACAGCCATACCACCGCGCTGCTGTACGGTGGCGGGCCGCCGCTGACTAACTCTGCCGGTGTTCCGTGGACCGCCGCCTATATCGATACCATTGGTGAAGTCACTGCCGATCTGCGCTCGAATATTGCTGCTGAAGCGCGGGCAAAGATTATTTATGAGCGCCTGATCAACCTGACGGACGATCCGGGCGTGAAAGACGCGCTGGGCTTCCTGATGACGCGTGAAGTTGCGCATCAGATCTCCTTTGAAAAAGCGCTCTACGCGATTCGCAATAATTTCCCGCCGGGCAAACTGCCGCCGATTGAGCAGTATGCGAACACCTACTTCAATATGTCTGAAGGTGGGGAAGTGCGCGGTAGCTGGAATTCCGACGAGAATTTCGACTACGTAGCAAATCCGCAGCCAGCGGTTGACGGTGGCGACGGGCTGGCTTCTGTGATGCTTTCCGAAGGCGAAAAAGCCGATCTGGAAAGCATGGTACTGCGTACCCGTTCGAACCCGGACGTTAATCCGACAACCGGCACCGAGCTGGGATCGCAGCCGCCAGATGGCGAGCTGAATAAACCCAAAAAATAG
- a CDS encoding ferritin-like domain-containing protein codes for MTYQENYLSWLRDAHAMEKQAEEMLEKMSARLEHYPDLKARLQQHIEETRQQQQMLQQVIDRQDTSHSTMKDIMGKVAAMGQAVGGMFASDEVVKGAISGYVFEQFEIACYTSLIAAAELAGDSEGARVFEQIREQEKAMADWALTHLPDVTEQFMVRSAQPDTEAKK; via the coding sequence ATGACTTATCAGGAAAACTATCTTAGCTGGTTGCGTGATGCGCATGCAATGGAAAAACAAGCAGAAGAAATGCTGGAAAAAATGTCCGCCCGCCTGGAACATTATCCTGATCTGAAAGCCCGTCTTCAGCAACATATTGAAGAGACCCGTCAGCAACAGCAGATGCTGCAACAGGTTATCGATCGTCAGGATACTTCTCATTCCACCATGAAAGACATAATGGGCAAAGTCGCCGCTATGGGCCAGGCCGTTGGCGGCATGTTTGCCTCTGATGAAGTGGTTAAAGGCGCAATTAGCGGCTATGTCTTTGAACAGTTTGAAATCGCCTGCTACACCTCACTGATTGCCGCTGCTGAACTGGCAGGGGACAGCGAAGGCGCACGCGTATTTGAACAAATCCGCGAGCAGGAAAAAGCGATGGCGGATTGGGCGCTGACGCATCTGCCAGACGTTACCGAACAGTTTATGGTGCGCTCGGCACAGCCGGACACCGAAGCGAAAAAATAA
- a CDS encoding TetR family transcriptional regulator, which yields MSYLKADARAELLIDATRILIEKEGYAAVTARKIAQASGAAIGHINRHFTSLNQLKCQAFLAIVNEKVLEHQAASAAREGIESVLALLIKPDKEQHKIELWREISILSQQDKELHEIFVYALRLWHRSVSNTIERGMRQKLLRCHDTAAATAWRLIAQTLGQDSLAMHGMLNGEPDIVESNLLHMIRLELQPTTDIL from the coding sequence ATGAGCTATTTAAAGGCGGATGCGCGCGCAGAGTTACTGATTGACGCCACCCGCATATTAATTGAAAAGGAAGGGTATGCCGCCGTCACTGCCCGCAAAATCGCGCAGGCGAGCGGTGCGGCAATTGGGCATATTAATCGTCATTTCACTTCTCTTAACCAGCTAAAGTGCCAGGCTTTTCTCGCGATCGTTAACGAAAAAGTGCTGGAACATCAGGCGGCCAGCGCCGCACGCGAAGGGATTGAATCGGTACTGGCACTACTGATAAAGCCTGATAAGGAACAGCACAAGATAGAGCTATGGCGTGAGATCTCCATTTTGTCCCAGCAGGATAAAGAATTGCATGAGATCTTCGTTTATGCGCTGCGCCTTTGGCACCGTTCGGTCAGCAATACTATTGAGCGCGGTATGCGGCAGAAGCTGCTGCGCTGCCATGACACGGCAGCGGCGACGGCATGGAGATTAATTGCACAGACGCTGGGGCAGGATTCGCTGGCGATGCACGGTATGCTGAACGGTGAGCCAGATATTGTGGAGAGTAACCTGCTTCATATGATTCGGCTGGAGCTACAGCCAACAACGGATATTTTGTAA
- a CDS encoding general stress protein, with the protein MAEHRGNPGNFAEDREKASEAGKKGGQHSGGNFKNDREKASEAGKKGGQNSHGGGRPQGS; encoded by the coding sequence ATGGCTGAACATCGTGGCAATCCTGGTAATTTCGCTGAAGATCGTGAGAAAGCTTCTGAAGCCGGTAAAAAAGGCGGACAGCACAGCGGCGGTAACTTTAAAAACGATCGTGAAAAAGCATCCGAAGCCGGTAAAAAAGGCGGGCAGAACAGCCACGGCGGGGGACGTCCGCAGGGCAGCTAA
- a CDS encoding helix-turn-helix transcriptional regulator → MGVSVASERMFTYSVIRELMRWIESNPHRRITVDDCAEKTGYSKWYLQRYFHAATGKTLAAFCREKRLVASARMLIEDNVTIEYVAVQHGFSSHDTFHKTFVRHYGMTPGEFRQKCRQ, encoded by the coding sequence ATGGGCGTAAGCGTAGCAAGTGAAAGAATGTTTACCTACAGCGTCATCCGTGAGCTGATGCGCTGGATTGAGAGCAATCCGCATCGTCGCATTACCGTGGATGACTGTGCAGAGAAAACAGGCTATTCGAAGTGGTATCTACAGCGCTATTTTCATGCTGCAACCGGCAAAACTCTGGCCGCTTTCTGCCGCGAGAAAAGGCTGGTTGCCTCAGCGCGTATGCTGATCGAAGATAATGTGACCATTGAATATGTTGCCGTTCAGCATGGGTTTTCTTCCCACGATACCTTCCATAAAACCTTTGTTCGTCACTACGGAATGACACCCGGTGAGTTTCGACAAAAATGTCGGCAGTAA